The following are encoded together in the Tistrella mobilis genome:
- a CDS encoding branched-chain amino acid ABC transporter permease yields the protein MRIGDAKTSYIADEMIFDTPVRRAWFAALIVAILVFPLIGNDYTIYLACLVAINVISATGLNILTGFTGQISLGQAAFMGIGGYTVAVLASRWGVPFILTLPLAGLASAAFGVLVGLPSLRVKGLYLAIATLAASVIAHFVFAHWDPVTGGIGGLQVPPADLFGLVLGDDRSMYWLIMGVAVIACMGARNLFRTRVGRAFIAIRDRDISAEVLGIDLLRWKLYAFALSSFYAGVAGGLFAYFFRVVTPESFPLTMSIFFLAAIIVGGMGSILGGILGAIFMTLVPEALRFVTTMVTPFYPQAPVVLSPMREVVFGLLIVLFLIFEPHGLAEMWRRLRRFFHLWPFRT from the coding sequence ATGCGTATCGGTGACGCCAAGACCAGCTATATCGCCGACGAGATGATCTTCGACACGCCCGTGCGCCGGGCGTGGTTCGCGGCCCTGATCGTCGCCATCCTGGTCTTTCCCCTGATCGGCAACGACTACACCATCTATCTGGCCTGTCTGGTCGCGATCAACGTGATCAGCGCCACCGGGCTCAACATCCTGACCGGCTTCACCGGCCAGATCTCGCTCGGCCAGGCGGCCTTCATGGGGATCGGCGGCTACACGGTCGCGGTGCTCGCCAGCCGCTGGGGGGTGCCCTTCATCCTGACCCTGCCGCTGGCGGGGCTTGCCTCCGCCGCCTTCGGCGTGCTGGTCGGCCTGCCCTCGCTCAGGGTCAAGGGGCTCTATCTCGCGATCGCGACGCTCGCCGCCTCGGTCATCGCCCATTTCGTCTTCGCCCATTGGGACCCGGTCACCGGCGGTATCGGCGGGCTGCAGGTGCCGCCGGCCGACCTCTTCGGCCTGGTGCTGGGCGACGACCGGTCGATGTACTGGCTGATCATGGGGGTGGCGGTGATCGCCTGCATGGGCGCGCGCAACCTGTTCCGCACCCGGGTCGGTCGCGCCTTCATCGCCATCCGCGACCGCGACATCTCGGCCGAAGTGCTGGGCATCGACCTGTTGCGGTGGAAGCTCTACGCCTTCGCGCTCAGCTCTTTCTATGCGGGCGTCGCCGGTGGGCTCTTCGCCTATTTCTTCCGGGTGGTGACGCCCGAAAGCTTCCCGCTCACCATGTCGATCTTCTTCCTGGCCGCGATCATCGTCGGCGGGATGGGCTCGATCCTGGGCGGCATTCTGGGGGCGATCTTCATGACCCTGGTGCCCGAGGCCCTGCGCTTCGTCACCACCATGGTCACCCCCTTCTATCCGCAGGCCCCGGTCGTGCTGTCGCCGATGCGCGAGGTGGTCTTCGGCCTGCTGATCGTTCTGTTCCTGATCTTCGAACCCCATGGCCTGGCCGAGATGTGGCGCAGGCTCCGGCGGTTCTTCCACCTCTGGCCCTTCCGCACCTGA
- a CDS encoding branched-chain amino acid ABC transporter permease: MDWLFFGEVSLAGLATGGLYALIALGFVIIYKATRVINFAVGEMMMFSAYLFLTFAGILDWPWYVSLPLAVIGGSLLGGVIERVAIRPMLGENPISVVMVTVGIASVLIGLAEMLWTADPQLLPDFLPREPIMIGEMFVAPKSGWAFVIAACVIVVYLLYFRFSRGGVALRATASDQAAAYSMGIAVPKVFSAAWMAGAFAAAISGILVAASGGLSPQMGVVGLSILVIVILGGLDSILGALIGGLFVGWIETIAGTYLGGEYRQLATFSLLAAILIVRPYGLFGTREIERL, translated from the coding sequence TTGGATTGGCTGTTCTTCGGCGAAGTCAGCCTTGCAGGGCTGGCGACCGGCGGGCTCTATGCCCTGATCGCCCTTGGTTTCGTGATCATCTACAAGGCGACGCGGGTCATCAATTTCGCCGTCGGCGAGATGATGATGTTCTCGGCCTATCTGTTCCTCACCTTCGCCGGCATCCTGGACTGGCCCTGGTATGTGTCGCTGCCGCTGGCGGTGATCGGCGGGTCGCTTCTGGGCGGCGTGATCGAGCGGGTCGCGATCCGGCCGATGCTGGGCGAAAACCCGATCTCGGTGGTGATGGTGACGGTGGGCATCGCCAGCGTGCTGATCGGCCTGGCCGAAATGCTCTGGACCGCCGACCCGCAGCTGCTGCCCGATTTCCTGCCGCGAGAGCCGATCATGATCGGCGAGATGTTCGTGGCGCCGAAATCGGGCTGGGCCTTCGTGATCGCGGCCTGCGTGATCGTGGTCTATCTGCTCTATTTCCGCTTCTCCCGCGGCGGCGTGGCGCTCCGCGCCACGGCGTCCGACCAGGCGGCGGCCTATTCGATGGGCATCGCCGTGCCCAAGGTGTTCTCGGCCGCCTGGATGGCCGGGGCCTTCGCGGCCGCGATCTCGGGCATCCTGGTCGCGGCCAGCGGCGGGCTCAGCCCGCAGATGGGCGTGGTCGGGCTGTCGATCCTGGTGATCGTGATCCTGGGCGGGCTCGACAGCATTCTGGGCGCGCTGATCGGCGGGCTGTTCGTGGGCTGGATCGAAACCATCGCCGGCACCTATCTCGGCGGCGAATACCGCCAGCTCGCCACCTTCTCTCTGCTGGCGGCGATCCTGATCGTCCGCCCCTACGGCCTGTTCGGCACCCGCGAGATCGAGCGTCTCTGA